A single window of Drosophila suzukii chromosome 3, CBGP_Dsuzu_IsoJpt1.0, whole genome shotgun sequence DNA harbors:
- the cno gene encoding afadin isoform X6, with translation MSHDKKMLDREAVRSVIQQWNANRLDLFALSEPDENLLFHGVMRFYFQDAGQKVATKCIRVASDATVTDVIDTLIEKFRPDMRMLSVPNYALYEVHANGEERRLNADEKPLLVQLNWHIDDREGRFLLKNIDQKTTPIEQTDLNFKRKLSKREKKEQKKKEKMAKLSSDPPTSNGSHLGLGNGVGGSSGSALMNGNAGGGGGDGSDAVAGKLYTELPETSFTRSISNPEAVMRRRRQQKLEKKLQQFRSRDGGPDTGGTLKIYGESLCQDVPYKTLLLSIRDCAQAVVREMLTKYGLEKADPLHYCLVQVNSDGTEYILDDDECPLSILMNHPTSRGSIMFHVRRRPADSQPRRRKKKPLGASNGANHISGDREGPVLVEVTHSGDGGRRIKLGSDPVEVGSANTNCLQLFGPSIQPRHCLISLLEGVCTVTPLHTDALTFVNGHHISQPTILHNGSVVMFGRVASYRFLDSPTDGRYNLALSQSQLDSACLYESRSPTSPGSWNDEDGALSSTHKSDYEHHQQSNQSSAYHNNNNSSDHPLSSTLRDVVDSKVGQDQVANSGNYDGQSLEGNLENETKSISSMKSGGSNSQDRSPKMAGSGILAGGGSGSGDAQGQEPILPAVLEFPETHQELFLRHIISELDVNVPHFKLAPVYSLYLCARYRASTHYRPELQPTERAHKLTMFLHHVANLVYSVVQEQYTDPRILAFWMANSSEFLHFLKSDRHISAFSVQAQEVLAEAVQTAFRNLVNCFRLELSQTLNQFLSENIDHDSAAGLVLTVLGSAMALLRRCRVNAALTIQLFSQLFHYINVICFNTIVANSHMCTADWGKVMTERLQLLELWAERQGLELAADCHLAKINQCAQFLQAPKSSVEEIQQLACSCFRLNSLQMAALLQQEKLPRNLVDTAIRMAESVADELTRADGREVRLEESPELHLALLLPDDGFSCDVVRGIPTGLVDFLNPLQQQGMCRLAAQPTSIGLWTVYMHQFNARSSSAMSNKLPQPELQLIKLHKNSNGMGLSIVAAKGAGQEKLGIYIKSVVPGGAADADGRLQAGDQLLRVDGQSLIGITQERAADYLVRTGPVVSLEVAKQGAIYHGLATLLQQPSPVIQRGNRRMSERDLTRMGGAESTKSLGPLIANSHPNHSLSLSQNLNNSHNNTIGNSNSSSIINPLAAHLPNSKSVPALHHHTGSGTISLANSKSRSTHSLHNNTSAMGGVGGAAGVGGAGAGMLGQPNGSHNNANANGNGNGNEQGFYQNLSVYRAQNQSQPILNERVTLRLKKLLYGFIPIKKEYELVEMSQTADCRTCRHECLQWQFPACTAATTATTTATAISLPAAATSAGQR, from the exons ATGTCACATGATAAGAAGATGTTGGATCGCGAGGCAGTTCGTTCAGTGATTCAGCAAtggaatgccaatcgattggatcTGTTTGCGCTCTCCGAGCCAGACGAG AACCTGCTCTTCCATGGCGTTATGCGCTTCTACTTCCAAGATGCTGGCCAGAAGGTGGCCACCAAATGCATTCGCGTGGCTTCCGATGCCACCGTCACCGATGTCATAG ACACTCTCATTGAGAAATTCCGTCCCGATATGCGGATGCTATCCGTGCCCAACTACGCCCTGTACGAAGTGCATGCCAATGGCGAGGAGCGTCGACTGAATGCCGATGAGAAGCCACTGCTGGTGCAGCTCAATTGGCACATCGACGATCGCGAGGGTCGCTTCCTGCTCAAGAACATAGACCAGAAGACCACC CCCATCGAGCAGACCGATCTAAACTTCAAGAGAAAACTCTCGAAACGTGAGAAAAAGGAACAAAAGAAAAAGGAGAAGATGGCGAAGCTGAGCTCCGATCCGCCCACCTCCAACGGCAGTCATTTGGGCTTAGGCAATGGGGTCGGCGGATCCTCGGGATCGGCCCTCATGAACGGCAACGCCGGAGGAGGCGGCGGCGATGGCAGCGATGCCGTGGCCGGAAAACTGTACACGGAACTGCCAGAAACCTCGTTCACACGATCGATCTCAAACCCGGAGGCCGTGATGCGGCGACGGCGACAGCAGAAGCTCGAGAAGAAGCTGCAGCAGTTCCGATCCAGAGATGGTGGCCCGGATACCGGTGGCACGTTGAAGATATACGGCGAGAGCCTGTGCCAGGACGTGCCCTACAAGACGCTGCTGCTTTCTATCCGGGACTGTGCTCAAGCCGTCGTTCGGGAAATGCTCACAAAATACGGACTGGAGAAGGCCGATCCGCTGCACTACTGCCTGGTTCAG GTCAACAGCGATGGAACAGAATATATACTCGATGATGACGAATGCCCCCTATCGATACTCATGAACCATCCCACGTCGCGAG GCTCCATCATGTTCCATGTGCGGAGAAGACCAGCGGACTCACAGCCCCGGAGACGAAAGAAGAAGCCACTGGGGGCGTCCAATGGGGCCAACCACATATCCGGCGACCGCGAGGGTCCCGTCCTGGTGGAGGTGACCCACAGCGGCGATGGCGGGCGGCGGATCAAGTTGGGCAGCGATCCCGTGGAGGTGGGATCGGCGAACACGAACTGCCTGCAGCTCTTCGGACCCTCGATCCAGCCGAGGCACTGCCTCATCTCGCTGCTGGAGGGAGTGTGCACGGTGACCCCGCTGCACACCGATGCCCTGACCTTTGTCAACGGCCACCACATCAGTCAGCCGACCATTCTGCAT AACGGATCGGTTGTAATGTTCGGACGGGTGGCCTCGTACCGCTTCCTGGATTCTCCCACGGACGGGCGCTACAATCTGGCTCTATCGCAATCCCAACTGGACTCGGCATGTCTCTACGAAAG CCGCTCGCCCACGTCCCCCGGATCCTGGAATGATGAGGATGGAGCCCTGAGTTCG ACCCACAAAAGTGACTACGAACACCACCAGCAATCGAATCAATCCAGTGCCTATCACAATAATAACAACTCCAGTGATCACCCCCTGAGCAGCACGCTAAGGGATGTGGTGGACAGCAAGGTGGGACAGGACCAGGTGGCCAATTCCGGGAACTACGATGGTCAAAGCCTTGAGGGTAATTTGGAGAACGAGACCAAGTCGATTTCCAGCATGAAGTCAGGTGGTTCCAACAGCCAGGATCG GTCACCCAAAATGGCCGGCTCTGGCATTTTGGCCGGTGGTGGCAGTGGTTCCGGCGACGCCCAGGGACAGGAACCCATCCTGCCGGCTGTCCTAGAGTTCCCAGAAACTCATCAGGAACTCTTTCTGCGTCACATTATCAGTGAGCTGGACGTGAACGTTCCGCACTTTAAGCTGGCACCCGTCTACTCGCTTTACCTGTGTGCCAG GTATCGAGCCTCCACCCACTACCGCCCGGAACTGCAGCCCACGGAGCGTGCCCACAAGCTGACCATGTTCCTGCACCACGTGGCCAACCTGGTCTACAGCGTGGTCCAGGAGCAGTACACGGATCCCCGAATCCTGGCCTTTTGGATGGCCAACAGCTCGGAGTTCCTGCACTTCCTTAAATCAGATCGACACATCAGCGCCTTCAGCGTTCAGGCTCAAGAGGTTTTGGCCGAGGCGGTGCAGACGGCTTTCCGCAACCTGGTCAACTGCTTCCGACTGGAACTCTCCCAAACCCTCAACCAGTTTCTCTCCGAAAACATCGACCACGACTCCGCGGCAGGACTCGTGCTGACTGTCTTGGGATCGGCGATGGCTCTCCTTAGAAGATGTCGCGTAAATGCAGCCCTAACCATCCAGCTGTTCTCGCAGTTGTTCCACTACATCAATGTCATATGTTTCAATACG ATTGTGGCAAACTCTCACATGTGCACAGCTGACTGGGGCAAGGTGATGACAGAGCGTCTGCAGTTACTTGAGCTGTGGGCAGAACGACAAGGGTTGGAGCTGGCGGCAGACTGCCACCTGGCCAAGATTAACCAGTGTGCGCAGTTTTTGCAAGCACCCAAATCCTCCGTAGAGGAGATTCAACAGTTGGCCTGTTCCTGCTTCCGTTTGAACTCCCTGCAGATGGCTGCGTTGCTCCAGCAGGAGAAGCTGCCGCGCAACCTGGTAGATACGGCCATACGGATGGCCGAGTCCGTGGCCGACGAGCTGACCCGTGCCGATGGCCGAGAAGTACGGCTGGAAGAGTCACCTGAGTTGCACTTGGCACTGCTGCTTCCCGACGACGGATTCAGCTGCGACGTTGTGCGAGGCATACCGACAGGTCTGGTCGACTTCCTCAATCCTCTCCAGCAGCAGGGCATGTGTCGTCTGGCGGCCCAGCCCACCTCGATTGGCCTTTGGACGGTTTATATGCACCAATTTAAT GCCCGCAGCTCCAGTGCCATGTCGAACAAGTTGCCCCAACCGGAGTTGCAGCTGATCAAGCTGCACAAGAACAGCAACGGCATGGGCTTGTCCATCGTGGCAGCCAAGGGAGCTGGCCAGGAAAAACTGGGTATCTACATCAAGAGTGTGGTTCCAGGCGGAGCGGCAGACGCCGACGGACGCCTGCAAGCTGGCGATCAGCTGCTTCGCGTAGATGGCCAGAGTCTGATTGGCATCACCCAGGAAAG GGCTGCGGACTACCTGGTGCGGACGGGCCCGGTGGTCAGCTTGGAGGTGGCCAAGCAGGGAGCAATCTACCACGGGCTGGCCACGTTGTTGCAGCAGCCCAGCCCGGTCATCCAGCGTG GTAATCGACGTATGTCCGAACGCGATCTGACGCGGATGGGCGGCGCCGAGTCGACCAAATCCCTGGGTCCGCTGATAGCCAACAGTCATCCGAATCACAGCCTCAGTCTTAGCCAAAACCTGAACAACAGCCACAACAACACCATAGGCAATAGCAACAGTAGTAGCATCATCAATCCCCTAGCTGCACACCTGCCCAACAGCAAATCGGTGCCGGCTCTGCATCACCACACGGGATCGGGTACCATAT CCCTGGCCAATTCCAAGTCACGCAGCACGCACAGTTTGCATAACAATACATCGGCCATGGGAGGAGTCGGAGGAGCGGCAGGAGTGGGAGGGGCCGGAGCCGGAATGCTGGGTCAGCCAAATGGCAGCCACAacaatgcaaatgcaaatggaaatggaaacgGCAACGAGCAGGGTTTCTATCAGAATCTCAGCGTTTATCGGGCACAAAACCAAAGCCAACCGATTCTGAACGAGAG
- the cno gene encoding afadin isoform X5 — MSHDKKMLDREAVRSVIQQWNANRLDLFALSEPDENLLFHGVMRFYFQDAGQKVATKCIRVASDATVTDVIDTLIEKFRPDMRMLSVPNYALYEVHANGEERRLNADEKPLLVQLNWHIDDREGRFLLKNIDQKTTPIEQTDLNFKRKLSKREKKEQKKKEKMAKLSSDPPTSNGSHLGLGNGVGGSSGSALMNGNAGGGGGDGSDAVAGKLYTELPETSFTRSISNPEAVMRRRRQQKLEKKLQQFRSRDGGPDTGGTLKIYGESLCQDVPYKTLLLSIRDCAQAVVREMLTKYGLEKADPLHYCLVQVNSDGTEYILDDDECPLSILMNHPTSRGSIMFHVRRRPADSQPRRRKKKPLGASNGANHISGDREGPVLVEVTHSGDGGRRIKLGSDPVEVGSANTNCLQLFGPSIQPRHCLISLLEGVCTVTPLHTDALTFVNGHHISQPTILHNGSVVMFGRVASYRFLDSPTDGRYNLALSQSQLDSACLYESRSPTSPGSWNDEDGALSSTHKSDYEHHQQSNQSSAYHNNNNSSDHPLSSTLRDVVDSKVGQDQVANSGNYDGQSLEGNLENETKSISSMKSGGSNSQDRSPKMAGSGILAGGGSGSGDAQGQEPILPAVLEFPETHQELFLRHIISELDVNVPHFKLAPVYSLYLCARYRASTHYRPELQPTERAHKLTMFLHHVANLVYSVVQEQYTDPRILAFWMANSSEFLHFLKSDRHISAFSVQAQEVLAEAVQTAFRNLVNCFRLELSQTLNQFLSENIDHDSAAGLVLTVLGSAMALLRRCRVNAALTIQLFSQLFHYINVICFNTIVANSHMCTADWGKVMTERLQLLELWAERQGLELAADCHLAKINQCAQFLQAPKSSVEEIQQLACSCFRLNSLQMAALLQQEKLPRNLVDTAIRMAESVADELTRADGREVRLEESPELHLALLLPDDGFSCDVVRGIPTGLVDFLNPLQQQGMCRLAAQPTSIGLWTVYMHQFNARSSSAMSNKLPQPELQLIKLHKNSNGMGLSIVAAKGAGQEKLGIYIKSVVPGGAADADGRLQAGDQLLRVDGQSLIGITQERAADYLVRTGPVVSLEVAKQGAIYHGLATLLQQPSPVIQREASPSNFLQHLSPGQQRRHSSFQQQARYYSNSISDDSLNRSRRESFACMRASSPPVRRLSASCLQEELCALGHQLHIDPRYRDTRPIARSASSLYLGNEQGAYYHPPPMAPSVTHFSPMRPLRRTPPPSIFIEEYQDEPPKDSQESFGNFAAYSDAHQPLNEESIASVAHLDEIPFIDDEEEEKQQQHRPCMSTSGCSSTVKRNPAAGYRKTVSFDLEQTAEAEPGATGIDRKYHTHDAISHFAASASSTESLMAEQSERIPLIQKIRRELNSKRATNCTADGFSSGGSGSNSQRSSSESIERMPLLRQNQSPCHRQLNNQRSHKR, encoded by the exons ATGTCACATGATAAGAAGATGTTGGATCGCGAGGCAGTTCGTTCAGTGATTCAGCAAtggaatgccaatcgattggatcTGTTTGCGCTCTCCGAGCCAGACGAG AACCTGCTCTTCCATGGCGTTATGCGCTTCTACTTCCAAGATGCTGGCCAGAAGGTGGCCACCAAATGCATTCGCGTGGCTTCCGATGCCACCGTCACCGATGTCATAG ACACTCTCATTGAGAAATTCCGTCCCGATATGCGGATGCTATCCGTGCCCAACTACGCCCTGTACGAAGTGCATGCCAATGGCGAGGAGCGTCGACTGAATGCCGATGAGAAGCCACTGCTGGTGCAGCTCAATTGGCACATCGACGATCGCGAGGGTCGCTTCCTGCTCAAGAACATAGACCAGAAGACCACC CCCATCGAGCAGACCGATCTAAACTTCAAGAGAAAACTCTCGAAACGTGAGAAAAAGGAACAAAAGAAAAAGGAGAAGATGGCGAAGCTGAGCTCCGATCCGCCCACCTCCAACGGCAGTCATTTGGGCTTAGGCAATGGGGTCGGCGGATCCTCGGGATCGGCCCTCATGAACGGCAACGCCGGAGGAGGCGGCGGCGATGGCAGCGATGCCGTGGCCGGAAAACTGTACACGGAACTGCCAGAAACCTCGTTCACACGATCGATCTCAAACCCGGAGGCCGTGATGCGGCGACGGCGACAGCAGAAGCTCGAGAAGAAGCTGCAGCAGTTCCGATCCAGAGATGGTGGCCCGGATACCGGTGGCACGTTGAAGATATACGGCGAGAGCCTGTGCCAGGACGTGCCCTACAAGACGCTGCTGCTTTCTATCCGGGACTGTGCTCAAGCCGTCGTTCGGGAAATGCTCACAAAATACGGACTGGAGAAGGCCGATCCGCTGCACTACTGCCTGGTTCAG GTCAACAGCGATGGAACAGAATATATACTCGATGATGACGAATGCCCCCTATCGATACTCATGAACCATCCCACGTCGCGAG GCTCCATCATGTTCCATGTGCGGAGAAGACCAGCGGACTCACAGCCCCGGAGACGAAAGAAGAAGCCACTGGGGGCGTCCAATGGGGCCAACCACATATCCGGCGACCGCGAGGGTCCCGTCCTGGTGGAGGTGACCCACAGCGGCGATGGCGGGCGGCGGATCAAGTTGGGCAGCGATCCCGTGGAGGTGGGATCGGCGAACACGAACTGCCTGCAGCTCTTCGGACCCTCGATCCAGCCGAGGCACTGCCTCATCTCGCTGCTGGAGGGAGTGTGCACGGTGACCCCGCTGCACACCGATGCCCTGACCTTTGTCAACGGCCACCACATCAGTCAGCCGACCATTCTGCAT AACGGATCGGTTGTAATGTTCGGACGGGTGGCCTCGTACCGCTTCCTGGATTCTCCCACGGACGGGCGCTACAATCTGGCTCTATCGCAATCCCAACTGGACTCGGCATGTCTCTACGAAAG CCGCTCGCCCACGTCCCCCGGATCCTGGAATGATGAGGATGGAGCCCTGAGTTCG ACCCACAAAAGTGACTACGAACACCACCAGCAATCGAATCAATCCAGTGCCTATCACAATAATAACAACTCCAGTGATCACCCCCTGAGCAGCACGCTAAGGGATGTGGTGGACAGCAAGGTGGGACAGGACCAGGTGGCCAATTCCGGGAACTACGATGGTCAAAGCCTTGAGGGTAATTTGGAGAACGAGACCAAGTCGATTTCCAGCATGAAGTCAGGTGGTTCCAACAGCCAGGATCG GTCACCCAAAATGGCCGGCTCTGGCATTTTGGCCGGTGGTGGCAGTGGTTCCGGCGACGCCCAGGGACAGGAACCCATCCTGCCGGCTGTCCTAGAGTTCCCAGAAACTCATCAGGAACTCTTTCTGCGTCACATTATCAGTGAGCTGGACGTGAACGTTCCGCACTTTAAGCTGGCACCCGTCTACTCGCTTTACCTGTGTGCCAG GTATCGAGCCTCCACCCACTACCGCCCGGAACTGCAGCCCACGGAGCGTGCCCACAAGCTGACCATGTTCCTGCACCACGTGGCCAACCTGGTCTACAGCGTGGTCCAGGAGCAGTACACGGATCCCCGAATCCTGGCCTTTTGGATGGCCAACAGCTCGGAGTTCCTGCACTTCCTTAAATCAGATCGACACATCAGCGCCTTCAGCGTTCAGGCTCAAGAGGTTTTGGCCGAGGCGGTGCAGACGGCTTTCCGCAACCTGGTCAACTGCTTCCGACTGGAACTCTCCCAAACCCTCAACCAGTTTCTCTCCGAAAACATCGACCACGACTCCGCGGCAGGACTCGTGCTGACTGTCTTGGGATCGGCGATGGCTCTCCTTAGAAGATGTCGCGTAAATGCAGCCCTAACCATCCAGCTGTTCTCGCAGTTGTTCCACTACATCAATGTCATATGTTTCAATACG ATTGTGGCAAACTCTCACATGTGCACAGCTGACTGGGGCAAGGTGATGACAGAGCGTCTGCAGTTACTTGAGCTGTGGGCAGAACGACAAGGGTTGGAGCTGGCGGCAGACTGCCACCTGGCCAAGATTAACCAGTGTGCGCAGTTTTTGCAAGCACCCAAATCCTCCGTAGAGGAGATTCAACAGTTGGCCTGTTCCTGCTTCCGTTTGAACTCCCTGCAGATGGCTGCGTTGCTCCAGCAGGAGAAGCTGCCGCGCAACCTGGTAGATACGGCCATACGGATGGCCGAGTCCGTGGCCGACGAGCTGACCCGTGCCGATGGCCGAGAAGTACGGCTGGAAGAGTCACCTGAGTTGCACTTGGCACTGCTGCTTCCCGACGACGGATTCAGCTGCGACGTTGTGCGAGGCATACCGACAGGTCTGGTCGACTTCCTCAATCCTCTCCAGCAGCAGGGCATGTGTCGTCTGGCGGCCCAGCCCACCTCGATTGGCCTTTGGACGGTTTATATGCACCAATTTAAT GCCCGCAGCTCCAGTGCCATGTCGAACAAGTTGCCCCAACCGGAGTTGCAGCTGATCAAGCTGCACAAGAACAGCAACGGCATGGGCTTGTCCATCGTGGCAGCCAAGGGAGCTGGCCAGGAAAAACTGGGTATCTACATCAAGAGTGTGGTTCCAGGCGGAGCGGCAGACGCCGACGGACGCCTGCAAGCTGGCGATCAGCTGCTTCGCGTAGATGGCCAGAGTCTGATTGGCATCACCCAGGAAAG GGCTGCGGACTACCTGGTGCGGACGGGCCCGGTGGTCAGCTTGGAGGTGGCCAAGCAGGGAGCAATCTACCACGGGCTGGCCACGTTGTTGCAGCAGCCCAGCCCGGTCATCCAGCGTG AAGCTTCCCCCAGCAACTTTCTCCAGCATCTGAGTCCTGGCCAGCAGCGTCGTCACTCCTCGTTCCAACAGCAGGCTCGTTACTACAGCAACTCGATCTCGGACGACAGTCTCAATCGAAGTCGTCGTGAGTCCTTTGCCTGCATGCGGGCCTCCTCACCGCCAGTGAGGCGTTTAAGTGCCTCCTGTCTGCAGGAGGAACTGTGTGCCCTGGGCCACCAGTTGCACATCGATCCGAGGTATCGGGACACTAGACCCATTGCCCGATCTGCCAGCAGTTTGTATTTGGGTAACGAACAGGGTGCCTACTATCACCCACCGCCGATGGCCCCCTCTGTTACACACTTTAGTCCCATGAGACCGCTGAGAAGAACTCCACCGCCTTCGATCTTTATCGAAGAGTACCAGGATGAGCCGCCCAAGGACTCTCAGGAATCGTTTGGGAACTTTGCCGCCTACAGTGATGCCCACCAGCCGCTGAATGAGGAGAGCATTGCGTCCGTGGCCCATTTAGATGAAATTCCCTTTATAGACGACGAAGAGGAGgagaaacagcaacaacatcGACCGTGCATGTCCACCTCTGGTTGCTCGTCCACTGTAAAAAGAAACCCTGCAGCGGGATACCGAAAAACAGTCAGTTTCGATCTGGAGCAAACAGCAGAAGCTGAGCCAGGAGCCACTGGAATCGACAGAAAGTATCATACCCACGATGCCATCAGCCACTTTGCAGCCAGTGCCTCCTCCACGGAATCCCTGATGGCAGAGCAATCGGAAAGAATTCCGCTCATACAGAAGATACGCAGGGAGTTAAATAGCAAGAGAGCAACAAATTGCACCGCGGATGGATTTAGCTCCGGAGGTTCCGGGTCCAACAGCCAGCGTTCATCCAGCGAATCCATCGAGCGCATGCCGTTGCTCCGGCAGAATCAGTCACCTTGTCACCGGCAACTGAACAACCAGCGCTCGCACAAAAG GTAA